The proteins below come from a single Zea mays cultivar B73 chromosome 8, Zm-B73-REFERENCE-NAM-5.0, whole genome shotgun sequence genomic window:
- the LOC103635779 gene encoding E3 ubiquitin-protein ligase UPL4 isoform X1 — MDRCRKRPDSDPEGCSEPEPPADKRPCTAEPSTSAAAVAAAPPPGARQAEQGGSDMDTSSSGHHGDADVDADDGDGDGDGDGDGDGGSSCESDGDGSPGPRGSGGGRFQRMVDAVADDGAGQDALLAALTELCEALSFCTEDVGGYFPTEAAARALVRRAGGGDGAGTTPDVILLSVRAITYLCDAMPRAADAVVRHGLLPVLCSRLLTIEYVDVAEQCLQAFEKISRRQPTQCLQAGMINAVLAFIDFFAASIQRVAVSAVANACKKVPSDCSQFVLDAVPTLCNLLQSEDKVIVEKVAACLVSIADSFSTSVDLVDHLCHQGVMEKVLPLIHTGGLTALSPSTCSNLIGLLAKLACTSLVAVKSLFELGVSSTIKGILITSDISHGMPYLPLEKQNNQVNEALKLANQLIPSAARDVEDTQIILAKEKILTDEPRFLCQFSRDILPVLIKAVNSGANSYICYGCASIVNNICYFSKSEILQDLLKETNIPSFLAGLLSRKDHHVLTSSLKIVEILMQKLPNAYLGFFIKEGVVNAVEALLNQQDCSKSTHMPDNMQQPETQPVIRNKTTCFCYAFDACRSEAAEKRTCRIGKDSLFTFARHVKTTYFTKDVVSSEMGLTEILQKLKNCCAVLNETTDKSSEQCNLQNEEYLSTILSEVMMELHGGETMTTFEFLESGLVKSLSNYLSNGKYLQVEDNMGCSSDHLLAVVKRFQSFSRMSFSRMGQGWDDMLLTLLVRKLQNALTSLDNFPVIMSHNFKPRSSIADIPTRHSTITPCIRVRFKKDEDETKLSSYNSAVNVEISSSLQTIEEFLWPKVSIDVNSQKAESPPSDTALEIKYADDDSQEQDSTPSQKADSPSEGLTCGSQNLPAETCPKQGTSSSGQAERNTTILSDYTIQQKLVFSLNGKELDRSVTLYQSILQDHINAGSEIILDMQFWRSVHDITFKAANPEANRTAVNPEANDSPRHSSTAMSSINENTTGFTWQMLPFFSSMLLGKLPCKLDRSGASYDILFMLHILEGLNRYSFHLVSDERNRSFAHGRITNLDDLKAEVFSIPQQEFVSAKLTDKLEQQMHDPLVSRSCCLPLWCIELMSACPFLFSFEARWKYFQLTAFGSLKNHHGHMMDASVNSVAERGSSHSRKKFKVDRDDILVSAAKMMKSHAKSNALLEVEYKEEVGTGLGPTMEFYTLISHEFQKSGLGMWRGELPCKSGTHDTHVSRFVVASNGLFPRPWSASEDPASFQEVSERFHLLGLVVAKAIKDNRILDIPFSKAFYKLILGQELNIYDIQSLDSELAICLVEFQALACQRKYAESNLTRDCQISDLTYRGCRIEDLAIEFALPGYPEYVLSPGSRSDCLNAENLEEYVRHVVDATVKSGIARQMEAFKSGFNEVFPLKKLQVFSEDELERLLCGEQDTWDFAKLVDHIKFDHGYTSSSPPVINLLEIIQEFGSIQRRAFLQFITGSPRLPPGGLAALNPKFTVVRKNNSNDVDHDLPSVMTCANYLKLPPYSSKEKMREKLLYAITEGQGSFHLS; from the exons ATGGATCGCTGCCGGAAGAGGCCCGACTCCGACCCCGAAGGCTGCAGCGAACCCGAACCCCCCGCCGATAAGCGCCCGTGCACAGCGGAACCCTCGACCTCCGCGGCCGCGGTCGCCGCCGCTCCTCCGCCCGGCGCGCGCCAGGCTGAGCAGGGCGGCTCGGATATGGACACCTCGTCGTCCGGCCACCACGGCGATGCTGATGTCGACGCGGATGATGGGGACGGTGATGGCGATGGCGATGGCGATGGCGATGGGGGGTCGTCGTGCGAGTCGGATGGGGACGGGAGCCCGGGGCCGCGCGGCAGCGGGGGCGGGAGGTTCCAGCGGATGGTGGACGCGGTGGCAGACGATGGCGCGGGGCAGGACGCGCTGTTGGCGGCGCTCACGGAGCTCTGCGAGGCGCTATCGTTCTGTACGGAGGACGTCGGTGGGTACTTCCCCACAGAGGCAGCCGCGCGAGCGCTGGTGCGCCGGGCcggcggcggcgatggcgcgGGTACTACCCCGGACGTGATTCTGCTGTCCGTACGCGCCATCACGTACCTCTGCGACGCCATGCCGCGTGCCGCTGACGCCGTCGTCCGCCACGGCCTCCTCCCCGTGCTCTGCTCCCGGCTGCTAACCATCGAGTACGTCGATGTTGCTGAGCAG TGCTTGCAAGCATTTGAGAAGATATCACGGAGGCAGCCTACCCAGTGCTTGCAGGCTGGCATGATCAACGCTGTGCTGGCATTCATTGACTTCTTCGCTGCAAGTATTCAG AGGGTTGCAGTGTCAGCTGTCGCAAATGCCTGCAAAAAGGTCCCGTCAGATTGCTCCCAATTTGTTCTGGATGCGGTCCCAACTCTCTGTAATCTTCTGCAATCTGAGGACAAAGTG ATAGTAGAGAAGGTTGCAGCTTGCCTGGTAAGCATTGCGGACTCCTTTAGCACTTCGGTTGATCTTGTCGATCATCTCTGCCACCAGGGTGTTATGGAGAAGGTCCTACCTTTGATCCACACTGGTGGACTCACGGCCCTTAGCCCATCGACATGTAGT AATCTGATTGGGCTTCTTGCTAAGCTAGCCTGTACTTCACTTGTGGCAGTGAAATCTCTGTTTGAGCTGGGTGTTAGTAGCACAATAAAGGGGATTTTGATCACTTCAGACATTTCCCATGGCATGCCATATTTGCCTCTGGAAAAACAAAACAATCAG GTCAATGAAGCTCTTAAACTAGCAAACCAGTTGATTCCTTCAGCAGCAAGGGATGTTGAAGACACCCAGATCATACTAGCGAAAGAAAAAATACTTACGGATGAACCAAGGTTCTTGTGTCAATTCTCTAGGGATATTCTTCCTGTCTTGATCAAG GCGGTGAACTCTGGTGCCAATTCATACATTTGCTATGGGTGTGCTTCAATTGTTAACAATATTTGTTACTTCAGTAAATCAGAAATACTTCAGGACTTGCTCAAGGAAACAAACATACCAAG CTTCTTGGCTGGTTTATTGTCTAGAAAGGATCATCATGTGCTGACCTCATCACTAAAGATAGTCGAGattctcatgcaaaagcttcCTAATGCATACCTTGGTTTCTTTATCAAGGAAGGTGTCGTCAATGCAGTTGAGGCGCTTCTTAATCAACAGGATTGTTCAAAATCCACCCATATGCCTGATAACATGCAACAAcctgagactcaacctgtcataaGAAATAAGACTACATGTTTCTGCTACGCATTTGATGCCTGTAGATCTGAAGCTGCTGAAAAAAGGACTTGCAGGATTGGGAAGGACAGTCTTTTTACTTTTGCCAGGcatgtgaagacaacttactttACTAAGGATGTAGTGAGCTCTGAGATGGGGTTAACTGAGATTTTGCAGAAACTCAAAAATTGCTGTGCAGTTTTGAATGAGACCACAGACAAGTCATCTGAACAATGCAATCTTCAAAATGAAGAATACTTATCTACCATTTTAAGTGAGGTGATGATGGAGCTTCATGGGGGAGAAACAATGACAACCTTTGAATTTCTTGAGAGTGGATTGGTTAAATCTTTATCAAATTACCTCTCAAATGGCAAGTACCTCCAGGTGGAGGACAATATGGGTTGCAGTTCTGACCATCTTTTGGCTGTGGTGAAAAGATTTCAGTCATTTTCTCGGATGTCTTTCTCAAGAATGGGCCAAGGTTGGGATGACATGCTCCTGACACTTTTAGTAAGGAAGCTGCAGAATGCTCTTACTTCTCTTGACAACTTTCCAGTTATAATGAGCCACAACTTCAAGCCAAGGAGCAGTATTGCTGATATCCCTACAAGGCACTCAACAATTACTCCATGTATCCGAGTAAGATTCAAGAAAGACGAAGATGAAACTAAATTGTCAAGCTATAACAGTGCCGTGAATGTGGAAATATCGTCATCCTTGCAAACCATTGAAGAATTTCTATGGCCCAAAGTTAGTATAGATGTCAATAGTCAAAAGGCTGAATCACCACCTAGTGACACTGCTTTGGAAATCAAATATGCTGACGATGACTCTCAGGAACAAGATTCCACACCTAGTCAGAAGGCTGATTCACCATCAGAG GGCCTCACTTGTGGAAGTCAGAATCTACCTGCAGAAACATGTCCGAAGCAAGGAACTTCATCTTCTG GTCAAGCAGAAAGAAACACAACAATCTTGAGTGATTACACCATACAACAAAAATTGGTATTTAGCTTAAATGGGAAAGAGCTTGACCGGTCTGTTACTCTATATCAGTCAATCCTGCAGGATCATATCAATGCAGGGTCTGAGATAATTCTGGACATGCAGTTTTGGCGCAGTGTACATGACATAACTTTCAAAGCTGCTAATCCAGAAGCAAATAGAACAGCTGTTAACCCAGAAGCAAATGATTCTCCTAGGCATTCCTCTACtgcaatgtcatcaataaatgagAATACAACTGGGTTTACATGGCAGATGCTCCCATTCTTTTCTAGTATGTTGCTTGGTAAACTTCCTTGCAAACTTGACAGATCAGGTGCTTCGTATGACATATTGTTTATGTTACACATTTTAGAGGGATTAAACAGGTATTCCTTTCACCTCGTGTCTGATGAGAGAAACCGTTCTTTTGCCCATGGAAGGATAACTAACCTTGATGATCTGAAGGCTGAAGTTTTCTCGATTCCTCAGCAAGAGTTTGTCAGCGCCAAATTAACAGATAAATTGGAGCAACAAATGCATGATCCATTAGTTTCAAGGTCTTGCTGCCTGCCTTTATGGTGCATTGAACTGATGTCTGCATGTCCTTTCTTATTTTCATTTGAGGCGAGATGGAAGTATTTCCAGTTGACGGCATTTGGTTCTTTGAAAAATCATCATGGCCACATGATGGATGCAAGTGTTAACAGTGTTGCGGAAAGGGGGTCTTCCCACTCACGGAAAAAGTTCAAAGTTGATCGTGATGATATACTGGTTTCAGCAGCAAAAATGATGAAGTCCCATGCTAAGAGCAATGCTCTACTTGAAGTAGAATATAAAGAGGAAGTGGGCACTGGTTTAGGTCCTACAATGGAATTCTATACATTGATAAGTCATGAATTTCAGAAGTCTGGTCTAGGCATGTGGAGAGGGGAACTTCCTTGTAAATCTGGTACCCATGATACTCATGTTTCTAGATTTGTGGTTGCCTCTAATGGACTTTTCCCTAGACCTTGGTCTGCTTCTGAAGATCCTGCTTCCTTTCAAGAAGTGAGCGAGCGATTCCACTTACTTGGTCTGGTTGTTGCAAAAGCAATTAAAGACAACAGAATTCTTGACATTCCATTTTCTAAAGCATTCTACAAACTTATCCTTGGACAG GAGCTTAATATATATGATATCCAGTCATTAGATTCTGAACTGGCCATATGCCTTGTGGAGTTTCAAGCGCTTGCTTGTCAGAGAAAATATGCAGAGTCCAATTTGACAAGGGACTGCCAGATATCAGATTTGACTTATCGGGGTTGTAGAATTGAGGATCTTGCTATTGAGTTCGCTCTCCCAGGATATCCAGAATATGTGCTCTCGCCAGGAAGTCGCTCTGACTGT TTGAATGCTGAGAATTTGGAAGAATATGTTCGTCATGTTGTTGACGCAACGGTTAAAAGTGGAATTGCAAGACAGATGGAAGCTTTTAAGTCAGGATTTAATGAG GTATTTCCGCTAAAAAAACTCCAGGTTTTTTCAGAGGACGAGCTAGAGAGATTACTTTGTGGTGAACAAGATACATGGGAT TTTGCGAAACTTGTGGATCACATCAAATTTGATCATGGCTACACTTCCAGCAGCCCTCCTGTCATTAAT TTGCTGGAAATCATACAAGAGTTTGGATCCATTCAACGTAGAGCTTTCTTGCAATTTATAACGGGTTCACCTCGGCTTCCACCAGGCGGCTTGGCTGCACTAAATCCAAAGTTCACAGTTGTTCGAAAG AATAACAGCAATGATGTTGATCATGACCTGCCGAGCGTGATGACTTGTGCCAACTATCTTAAGTTACCTCCATACTCTTCAAAG GAAAAGATGAGAGAGAAACTCCTCTATGCAATTACAGAGGGCCAGGGATCCTTCCACCTATCTTAA
- the LOC103635779 gene encoding E3 ubiquitin-protein ligase UPL4 isoform X2 has translation MDRCRKRPDSDPEGCSEPEPPADKRPCTAEPSTSAAAVAAAPPPGARQAEQGGSDMDTSSSGHHGDADVDADDGDGDGDGDGDGDGGSSCESDGDGSPGPRGSGGGRFQRMVDAVADDGAGQDALLAALTELCEALSFCTEDVGGYFPTEAAARALVRRAGGGDGAGTTPDVILLSVRAITYLCDAMPRAADAVVRHGLLPVLCSRLLTIEYVDVAEQCLQAFEKISRRQPTQCLQAGMINAVLAFIDFFAASIQRVAVSAVANACKKVPSDCSQFVLDAVPTLCNLLQSEDKVIVEKVAACLVSIADSFSTSVDLVDHLCHQGVMEKVLPLIHTGGLTALSPSTCSNLIGLLAKLACTSLVAVKSLFELGVSSTIKGILITSDISHGMPYLPLEKQNNQGLTCGSQNLPAETCPKQGTSSSGQAERNTTILSDYTIQQKLVFSLNGKELDRSVTLYQSILQDHINAGSEIILDMQFWRSVHDITFKAANPEANRTAVNPEANDSPRHSSTAMSSINENTTGFTWQMLPFFSSMLLGKLPCKLDRSGASYDILFMLHILEGLNRYSFHLVSDERNRSFAHGRITNLDDLKAEVFSIPQQEFVSAKLTDKLEQQMHDPLVSRSCCLPLWCIELMSACPFLFSFEARWKYFQLTAFGSLKNHHGHMMDASVNSVAERGSSHSRKKFKVDRDDILVSAAKMMKSHAKSNALLEVEYKEEVGTGLGPTMEFYTLISHEFQKSGLGMWRGELPCKSGTHDTHVSRFVVASNGLFPRPWSASEDPASFQEVSERFHLLGLVVAKAIKDNRILDIPFSKAFYKLILGQELNIYDIQSLDSELAICLVEFQALACQRKYAESNLTRDCQISDLTYRGCRIEDLAIEFALPGYPEYVLSPGSRSDCLNAENLEEYVRHVVDATVKSGIARQMEAFKSGFNEVFPLKKLQVFSEDELERLLCGEQDTWDFAKLVDHIKFDHGYTSSSPPVINLLEIIQEFGSIQRRAFLQFITGSPRLPPGGLAALNPKFTVVRKNNSNDVDHDLPSVMTCANYLKLPPYSSKEKMREKLLYAITEGQGSFHLS, from the exons ATGGATCGCTGCCGGAAGAGGCCCGACTCCGACCCCGAAGGCTGCAGCGAACCCGAACCCCCCGCCGATAAGCGCCCGTGCACAGCGGAACCCTCGACCTCCGCGGCCGCGGTCGCCGCCGCTCCTCCGCCCGGCGCGCGCCAGGCTGAGCAGGGCGGCTCGGATATGGACACCTCGTCGTCCGGCCACCACGGCGATGCTGATGTCGACGCGGATGATGGGGACGGTGATGGCGATGGCGATGGCGATGGCGATGGGGGGTCGTCGTGCGAGTCGGATGGGGACGGGAGCCCGGGGCCGCGCGGCAGCGGGGGCGGGAGGTTCCAGCGGATGGTGGACGCGGTGGCAGACGATGGCGCGGGGCAGGACGCGCTGTTGGCGGCGCTCACGGAGCTCTGCGAGGCGCTATCGTTCTGTACGGAGGACGTCGGTGGGTACTTCCCCACAGAGGCAGCCGCGCGAGCGCTGGTGCGCCGGGCcggcggcggcgatggcgcgGGTACTACCCCGGACGTGATTCTGCTGTCCGTACGCGCCATCACGTACCTCTGCGACGCCATGCCGCGTGCCGCTGACGCCGTCGTCCGCCACGGCCTCCTCCCCGTGCTCTGCTCCCGGCTGCTAACCATCGAGTACGTCGATGTTGCTGAGCAG TGCTTGCAAGCATTTGAGAAGATATCACGGAGGCAGCCTACCCAGTGCTTGCAGGCTGGCATGATCAACGCTGTGCTGGCATTCATTGACTTCTTCGCTGCAAGTATTCAG AGGGTTGCAGTGTCAGCTGTCGCAAATGCCTGCAAAAAGGTCCCGTCAGATTGCTCCCAATTTGTTCTGGATGCGGTCCCAACTCTCTGTAATCTTCTGCAATCTGAGGACAAAGTG ATAGTAGAGAAGGTTGCAGCTTGCCTGGTAAGCATTGCGGACTCCTTTAGCACTTCGGTTGATCTTGTCGATCATCTCTGCCACCAGGGTGTTATGGAGAAGGTCCTACCTTTGATCCACACTGGTGGACTCACGGCCCTTAGCCCATCGACATGTAGT AATCTGATTGGGCTTCTTGCTAAGCTAGCCTGTACTTCACTTGTGGCAGTGAAATCTCTGTTTGAGCTGGGTGTTAGTAGCACAATAAAGGGGATTTTGATCACTTCAGACATTTCCCATGGCATGCCATATTTGCCTCTGGAAAAACAAAACAATCAG GGCCTCACTTGTGGAAGTCAGAATCTACCTGCAGAAACATGTCCGAAGCAAGGAACTTCATCTTCTG GTCAAGCAGAAAGAAACACAACAATCTTGAGTGATTACACCATACAACAAAAATTGGTATTTAGCTTAAATGGGAAAGAGCTTGACCGGTCTGTTACTCTATATCAGTCAATCCTGCAGGATCATATCAATGCAGGGTCTGAGATAATTCTGGACATGCAGTTTTGGCGCAGTGTACATGACATAACTTTCAAAGCTGCTAATCCAGAAGCAAATAGAACAGCTGTTAACCCAGAAGCAAATGATTCTCCTAGGCATTCCTCTACtgcaatgtcatcaataaatgagAATACAACTGGGTTTACATGGCAGATGCTCCCATTCTTTTCTAGTATGTTGCTTGGTAAACTTCCTTGCAAACTTGACAGATCAGGTGCTTCGTATGACATATTGTTTATGTTACACATTTTAGAGGGATTAAACAGGTATTCCTTTCACCTCGTGTCTGATGAGAGAAACCGTTCTTTTGCCCATGGAAGGATAACTAACCTTGATGATCTGAAGGCTGAAGTTTTCTCGATTCCTCAGCAAGAGTTTGTCAGCGCCAAATTAACAGATAAATTGGAGCAACAAATGCATGATCCATTAGTTTCAAGGTCTTGCTGCCTGCCTTTATGGTGCATTGAACTGATGTCTGCATGTCCTTTCTTATTTTCATTTGAGGCGAGATGGAAGTATTTCCAGTTGACGGCATTTGGTTCTTTGAAAAATCATCATGGCCACATGATGGATGCAAGTGTTAACAGTGTTGCGGAAAGGGGGTCTTCCCACTCACGGAAAAAGTTCAAAGTTGATCGTGATGATATACTGGTTTCAGCAGCAAAAATGATGAAGTCCCATGCTAAGAGCAATGCTCTACTTGAAGTAGAATATAAAGAGGAAGTGGGCACTGGTTTAGGTCCTACAATGGAATTCTATACATTGATAAGTCATGAATTTCAGAAGTCTGGTCTAGGCATGTGGAGAGGGGAACTTCCTTGTAAATCTGGTACCCATGATACTCATGTTTCTAGATTTGTGGTTGCCTCTAATGGACTTTTCCCTAGACCTTGGTCTGCTTCTGAAGATCCTGCTTCCTTTCAAGAAGTGAGCGAGCGATTCCACTTACTTGGTCTGGTTGTTGCAAAAGCAATTAAAGACAACAGAATTCTTGACATTCCATTTTCTAAAGCATTCTACAAACTTATCCTTGGACAG GAGCTTAATATATATGATATCCAGTCATTAGATTCTGAACTGGCCATATGCCTTGTGGAGTTTCAAGCGCTTGCTTGTCAGAGAAAATATGCAGAGTCCAATTTGACAAGGGACTGCCAGATATCAGATTTGACTTATCGGGGTTGTAGAATTGAGGATCTTGCTATTGAGTTCGCTCTCCCAGGATATCCAGAATATGTGCTCTCGCCAGGAAGTCGCTCTGACTGT TTGAATGCTGAGAATTTGGAAGAATATGTTCGTCATGTTGTTGACGCAACGGTTAAAAGTGGAATTGCAAGACAGATGGAAGCTTTTAAGTCAGGATTTAATGAG GTATTTCCGCTAAAAAAACTCCAGGTTTTTTCAGAGGACGAGCTAGAGAGATTACTTTGTGGTGAACAAGATACATGGGAT TTTGCGAAACTTGTGGATCACATCAAATTTGATCATGGCTACACTTCCAGCAGCCCTCCTGTCATTAAT TTGCTGGAAATCATACAAGAGTTTGGATCCATTCAACGTAGAGCTTTCTTGCAATTTATAACGGGTTCACCTCGGCTTCCACCAGGCGGCTTGGCTGCACTAAATCCAAAGTTCACAGTTGTTCGAAAG AATAACAGCAATGATGTTGATCATGACCTGCCGAGCGTGATGACTTGTGCCAACTATCTTAAGTTACCTCCATACTCTTCAAAG GAAAAGATGAGAGAGAAACTCCTCTATGCAATTACAGAGGGCCAGGGATCCTTCCACCTATCTTAA